The sequence CCAGCGTCTTGATGTCGTACGTGCCCGCGAGCACCGGCGGCGCGTAGTTGGCCACCGCTTCCGGCGTGCGGAAGCCGGGCAGCGGGAAGAGCACCTGGCTGGTGTGCACGTGCATGAAGTGCGCGGCGGACTGGCGCTGCCACCCCGGCACGCCCGGCGCGGTGATGACGTGCGGCGTGGCGAGGAACGTGCCGCCCGTGAGGATTTCCAGCTGCTGGCCCACCTGCGCCACGATGCAGCCCGCGGGCGCGGTGCCGCGCACCATCGCGCCATTGGGCGCGTCCGGCGTCGCGCGCGTGCGCAGGTACAGGCCGCTCTGGTCATCCGGCTTCGGCGCGGGGCGGCCTTCCGGATCCAGGAAGCGGCCTCCGGGCAGCAGCGTCAGCAGGTTGAAGTCGGTGTGCTCCTCGCCCCAGAGGATGCCGGTGTTCACCTGGGATGGGCCCAGCGGCAGGTACTGGAGCGCGCGCGTGACGTGGGGCGCCTTCTCGCACGAGGCGGTGAAGGTGTCCTGCGGCAGGTTCAGCGCCAGGGCGGCGCCGCGCAGCAGCTTGAGGCCGGCCTCGTGCAGCGCGGTGCCCATGGTGAGCAGGCCCTCCTGGAAGAAGGGCGGCGCGTCGTCCGGCCAGATGTTCTCCGGGTACAGCTCCGGGAACTCCATGGCGGACTGCGGGTCGGTGGGCGTGGGCGCCGCGAAGTAGCACTCCTTGAAGTCCGGCTGCCCGTTGCTGGCGACGGCGACCTCCGTGTTGGGAGGCGTCCAGCCGCGCTGGTACCAGAGGTCCGCGCGGCCCAGGGGGCGCTTCTGGGCGTCCGGGCGGGCCACGAAGGCGGAGAACGCGTCGTAGAAGCGCTCCAGCGCCGGCGCGTCCACGCCGTGGTTCTTCACGAACACGAGGCCGAAGACGCCGAAGGCCTCGCGCAGGGCCGCCGCGGCGCGCTCCAGGCGCGCCGGTTCACCCGACGCCAGGTCCAGCAGGTCGACCGTCGGGATGTTCATCGTGGGGGTGTCCGCCATGGTGGGCCCAGGTGTATCGCGCCCGGGCCCGGCTGAGGAGGGGGACCGTGCCTGCCCGCCCTCCTCGTTCCCGGGAAATCCGGAAGAGGTCCCCTCCTACGGACTCACGGCTCCCCTCAGCGCGCGGCGACCGTGACGTCCACGGGGGCGCACGTCACGGGCGTGGACTGGTACTCGCCGCCGGCGCGGGGGACGTCCTGCTGGCGCGTGGCCACGTCCATCAGCGCGTCGCGGAAGGTGATGCGGTACGTGCCCGGCTTCTTGAAGTCCCAGGCCTGCGTCACCTCCACCGTGTTCTCCACCGTGGCGCCCGGGGCGATGGCCGCGTAGCTGTCCGCGCCCGGGGCCGCGCGCTTCACCATGGGGCCCTGGTACGGCATCTCCTCGCCGTCGCGAGTGACCTGGAACACCGTGCCCAGGATGCCCTCCAGCGGCGTCTGCCACTTGAGCACCCAGACGGGCGACTCCGAGCGGTTGGTGAGCTTGAAGAGGACTTCAATGGACTCGCCGACCTTCGCCTTCGGGTGGACGCTGAGGGCGCACTCCAGCTTCGGGGTCGTCACGGCGGCGGGCTCCTTCGCGGGCTCGGCGGCGGGGGGCGGCGGGGGCGCGGCGGGAGGCGGCGTCGCGGCGACGGGGGCCTGCTGTTGCGCGGGTGCCTCCGCGGGCTTCGGGGTACAGGCGGTGACACCGGCGGCGGTCAGCACCGCGAGCCATGCGAGGTTCCTTCGTCCCAGGCCCATCACGTGACGCTCCTTGTGTTCGTGCTGCGAAAAGAAAAGGGGCGCGAGCCCATGTGGCCCGCGCCCCGGAGTCAACGGTCCCGCGTCACCTTACGGCAGCGAGGGGTTGTTCTCCGCGAAGTATTCGTGGCTGTCCGCGTTGTCACGCGCGTTGGTGGGGTTGGACCGGGCCAGGTTCTTCGCGGCCGTCTGGCCGTAGGCCCAGTCGTCCGTGCCGGCCACGACGTTGAAGTGGCTCATCTCGTGGACCAGCGTGCCCGCGCGCGAGTCCGTGCCCGTGTTGGGGGCGTTCCAGAAGGCGCCGCACACGTAGATCTTGTACGGCGAGGCCGGGTACACGTACGCGTAGGTCCCGCTCTCGTTGCAGCTGCAGTCCACGACGACGGCGGCGGACGCGAACGCGTTCTTGATGCTGTTGAAGTGCGTCTTGATGACGTTCCAGTTGGAGCTGGAGTACGTGCCGAACCACGTGGTGTAGCGGCTGGTCGCGGACGGCGTGGCGCTCAGGTACGTGTACGCGTTGTTGGAGTACGTCTTCGCGCTGTTGTACGCGTTGGTGATGGTGGTCTGCTCGGAGGCGGTGCACGCCCCGGAGTAGGACAGGCCCTGCGCCGTCACCGTGCGCATCGCCTCGATGCCTTCCTGGCTGTTGCGGCGGCCCTCGATGAAGAGGCTGACCGCGTTGGAGGACAGCGCCGTCACGCCCGCGCGCGCCTCCAGCTCGTAGCGGATGGTGTAGGTGCCGGAGACGGACAGGTCATACGCGTCCGACACGACGACCGGACCGGAGAGGCTCTCGCCGGGGGCGATGGTGACCATGTCCTCGGCGCGGCCCTGCACGCGCTTGAAGTGCGCGCCCGTGTACTCCACCGGCTGGCCGTCGCGAGACACCGACAGGCGGCCCTCGTTGAGGCCCTCGCCCGGCGCGTCCCACTTGTAGATGCTCACCGGCGAAGAGGAGGTGTTGGTCAGCGTCACCTCCACCGTCACGCGCTCGCTGGCGGCCATGGAGGCCTTGCCCGCGGACACCTGCGCCGTCAGGGCGCCCTGGGCCTGCTCGGTGGCCTCGGTCGGGGTGGGCTCACCCTCCGCCGGAGGAGCGCCGCAACCGCTCAGCAGGGAAACGCCGACCACCGTGCCCATCAGCCACTTGAAACCGCGAAGGCTCTTGCTCACGAGGAACTTCCTTTCGGAATACGACGCGACGAAAACGCCCAAGGGGGAATGCCCGGGTGCGCATGCTTATAGGGGAAACCGGGCCCGAAGATGATGGCATGAAATACTGTGAAATAAATGCCTACCGGCTATCCGGTTTCACGGCGCGTCGCGGCCAACCGTGGCATGGAGCGTTAGTCTTCACGCGGCACGCATTGCGTGTGGCACAAACAAAGACACAGGGAAGGGGTGGCGGAAAATGCGCGCGGTGGTGTTCGAGCACGAGGAGCACGAGGGGCCAGGCCTCTTGGGGCCGGCGCTGGAGGCGGCGGGCTTCACGCTGGTGCGGCGCTTCCGGACGGTGAAGCGCGAGGACGTGGACGCGCCGCTGGTGGTGGTGATGGGTGGGCCCATGGGGGTGTACGAGGCGGACGCCCATCCGTTCCTGAATGAAGAGCTGGCATTGCTGGGAGAGCGGCTGGCGAATGACCGCGCGTGCGTGGGCGTGTGTCTGGGTGCGCAGCTGTTGGCGGCGGCGGCGGGTGCGACGGTGTCGCCGGGGAAGAATGGCTTCGAGGTGGGCGTGGGGCCGGTGCGCTGGACGCAGGACGCGCTGAAGGACCCGGTGGTGGCGGGCGCGAAGCCGCGCACGGCGGTGGCGCACTGGCACGGGGACACGTACACGCCGGTGCCCGGCGCGACGCTGCTCGCGTCCACGGACCGGTACACGCAGCAGGCCTTCCGGCTGGGGAAGTCGTATGGCTTCCAGTTCCACCTGGAGCTGACGGCGCAGGAGCTGGGGCGCTGGCTGGAGCTGGGGGAGGAGGACCTCGTCACCCGGGGCAAGGACGTGGCGGCGCTGAAGGCGCAGTTGCCCAAGCTGAAGGCGGCGGAGGCGGAGAACACGGAGCTGCTCCAACGGCTCGCGCATCAGCTGGCGAAGGGCCTACGCTGACGGCCGTCCAAGGCAAGGGGAGGGCCGGACGCCATGAAGCTGACCCGTCTGCACGTCCACCACTACCGAGGGCTCGCGCCGGACACGGTGCTGACGTTCGGCCCTGCCCTGAACGTGGTGGTGGGCGCGACGGGCAGCGGACGCACGACGCTGCTGGAGCTGGTGTCCGCGGTGCTGTGCTCGGACTTCTCCGGGCTGCTGCGGGAGCCGTTCGCGCTGGAATACGCGCTGCGCTTCGACGCGCTGACGGTGGATGTGGCCGTGCGCAACGAGCCGCCCGCCGCGCTGCCCGCTACGGCCGGAGAGGGCGGCTCCGATGCAGGCCCTGGCGCCGCATTGGCGCTGCCGCCGGCGGCGTTGGCGCACGGGCTGATGCCCTCCATCGTGGCGACGGTGCGGTGGGACGCGGCGGAGGACGCGCGGCTCGTCATGCGCGCCAGCGCCACGGGCTTCGCGTGCGAGGTGGCGGGCGCGGCTGGCTTCTCCAAGCGCATGCACTGGTCGGTGTTGGACCGGTCCGTATGGACGCTGCTCTTCATGGCCGCGCAGTACCTGGAGCGCGGCGTGAAGGACCGGCTGAAGGACCTGCTCCGGGAGACGTTCCTGCTGGCGCCGCCGCGCTTCGACGAAGCGCTGGGCATGTTCGAGCGCATCGGCGCCATCCGCTACGCGATGGAGCAGCGCGGTGAGGAGTTGTTTCCGCTGGGACTCATGGCGCTGCCCACGTGGATGCCGGGCTGGCTGCGCGAACAGGTGGAGCGCGAGCCCGTGCCCCCGTCGCTGCTCTTCCGCCACGAGGCGCAGCCCCAGGGCTTCCTCGCGCGCTTCGTGACGCTGGCGGGGTTCGTTTCAGGCACGCTCACCGTGGACGTGACGGAGACGACGCCGCTGTCCCAGGGCGGACGGTTGGGCTTCAGCGGCTTCCGTTTCGCGTTCGTGCGGCCGGACGGCACTCCGGTGACGCAGGAGCAGCTGGGCCATGGCCAGAAGCGGCTGTTGTCCTTCCTCTACTACCTGGACGTGCACGAGTCCTTCGTCATCGCGGACGAGCTGGCGGACGGCCTGCATCCGGACCTGGTGCGCGCGTGCGTGCGGGACATGGGGAAAAGGCAGGCCTTCGTCACCAGCCAGAACCCGCTGGTGCTGGAGCAGTTGGAGTTCACCCACGCGGAGCAGCTGCGCACGTCGTTGATCCGCTGCCAGGGCGGCGGCGGGCCCGGGCGCTGGCGGTGGACGCAGCCGACGCCGGAGGAGGCCGCGCGGTGGTTCGACGCTTCCCGCGCGGGCTCCGTGCCGCTGGGCGCGGTGCTGCGCGCCCAGGGCTTCGGATGACCGTCAGGGCGCCGTCGACGCCTTGAAGAGGAAGTCGTCGTCGAAGCCGCGCGAGACCAGGTTCCTTCCAAGGTGGAGGGTGCCGGAGAAGTAGCCGATCCCCACGAACGCGCCCTGCTTGTTCACCGCCACGTCCGTGAAGAACGGGCGCCCGGTCGAGCTGTACGTGTGCCTCCACTGCTGCTGACCTTCGATGCGCTCCAGCCTCGCGGTGAAGAGCGTGTAGCCGGAGGGCGAGTCCGGCTCGATGGAGGCGCCGCCCACGACCACGGCGTCGTCCTCGG is a genomic window of Corallococcus exiguus containing:
- a CDS encoding isopenicillin N synthase family dioxygenase; protein product: MADTPTMNIPTVDLLDLASGEPARLERAAAALREAFGVFGLVFVKNHGVDAPALERFYDAFSAFVARPDAQKRPLGRADLWYQRGWTPPNTEVAVASNGQPDFKECYFAAPTPTDPQSAMEFPELYPENIWPDDAPPFFQEGLLTMGTALHEAGLKLLRGAALALNLPQDTFTASCEKAPHVTRALQYLPLGPSQVNTGILWGEEHTDFNLLTLLPGGRFLDPEGRPAPKPDDQSGLYLRTRATPDAPNGAMVRGTAPAGCIVAQVGQQLEILTGGTFLATPHVITAPGVPGWQRQSAAHFMHVHTSQVLFPLPGFRTPEAVANYAPPVLAGTYDIKTLVDIGLAPPAALDKLGYRHYDRLNKMRATT
- a CDS encoding protease translates to MGLGRRNLAWLAVLTAAGVTACTPKPAEAPAQQQAPVAATPPPAAPPPPPAAEPAKEPAAVTTPKLECALSVHPKAKVGESIEVLFKLTNRSESPVWVLKWQTPLEGILGTVFQVTRDGEEMPYQGPMVKRAAPGADSYAAIAPGATVENTVEVTQAWDFKKPGTYRITFRDALMDVATRQQDVPRAGGEYQSTPVTCAPVDVTVAAR
- a CDS encoding M35 family metallo-endopeptidase, encoding MSKSLRGFKWLMGTVVGVSLLSGCGAPPAEGEPTPTEATEQAQGALTAQVSAGKASMAASERVTVEVTLTNTSSSPVSIYKWDAPGEGLNEGRLSVSRDGQPVEYTGAHFKRVQGRAEDMVTIAPGESLSGPVVVSDAYDLSVSGTYTIRYELEARAGVTALSSNAVSLFIEGRRNSQEGIEAMRTVTAQGLSYSGACTASEQTTITNAYNSAKTYSNNAYTYLSATPSATSRYTTWFGTYSSSNWNVIKTHFNSIKNAFASAAVVVDCSCNESGTYAYVYPASPYKIYVCGAFWNAPNTGTDSRAGTLVHEMSHFNVVAGTDDWAYGQTAAKNLARSNPTNARDNADSHEYFAENNPSLP
- a CDS encoding glutamine amidotransferase-related protein, yielding MRAVVFEHEEHEGPGLLGPALEAAGFTLVRRFRTVKREDVDAPLVVVMGGPMGVYEADAHPFLNEELALLGERLANDRACVGVCLGAQLLAAAAGATVSPGKNGFEVGVGPVRWTQDALKDPVVAGAKPRTAVAHWHGDTYTPVPGATLLASTDRYTQQAFRLGKSYGFQFHLELTAQELGRWLELGEEDLVTRGKDVAALKAQLPKLKAAEAENTELLQRLAHQLAKGLR
- a CDS encoding AAA family ATPase, with translation MKLTRLHVHHYRGLAPDTVLTFGPALNVVVGATGSGRTTLLELVSAVLCSDFSGLLREPFALEYALRFDALTVDVAVRNEPPAALPATAGEGGSDAGPGAALALPPAALAHGLMPSIVATVRWDAAEDARLVMRASATGFACEVAGAAGFSKRMHWSVLDRSVWTLLFMAAQYLERGVKDRLKDLLRETFLLAPPRFDEALGMFERIGAIRYAMEQRGEELFPLGLMALPTWMPGWLREQVEREPVPPSLLFRHEAQPQGFLARFVTLAGFVSGTLTVDVTETTPLSQGGRLGFSGFRFAFVRPDGTPVTQEQLGHGQKRLLSFLYYLDVHESFVIADELADGLHPDLVRACVRDMGKRQAFVTSQNPLVLEQLEFTHAEQLRTSLIRCQGGGGPGRWRWTQPTPEEAARWFDASRAGSVPLGAVLRAQGFG